A part of Campylobacter concisus genomic DNA contains:
- a CDS encoding tyrosine-type recombinase/integrase: MILNELFNNYISFYELILSPTTLRSDIATYNKHFKNSLGLREIEDINFIDIQKFCNDLIKQDYKIKTIKNIVAKLKVIFKLGIKLELINKNPCDFIELPKFDNKRYFDYSIAIQKRFIKAISENTDASSDIFFFLLHGRRKNEVLSLKFSDINFKTRTYIIPFKINKAKRNMIYKMSDELFNRLYKRFLIAKKENKLNDYVFINPMTNDKFKDLRKSWASLLKKNNLPKIRLHDIRHLIGTYSINYLKIPIEQVSFTLGHTNITTTQKYITANVKKSKETIENLLKSISD; encoded by the coding sequence ATGATACTAAATGAGCTTTTTAATAACTACATTAGCTTTTATGAGCTTATTTTAAGCCCAACCACTCTAAGAAGCGATATAGCTACTTATAACAAGCATTTTAAAAACTCACTTGGCTTAAGAGAAATAGAAGATATAAATTTTATCGATATACAAAAGTTTTGCAATGATCTTATCAAGCAAGATTACAAGATAAAGACTATTAAGAATATCGTTGCAAAGCTAAAGGTTATTTTCAAACTTGGTATAAAGCTGGAGTTAATAAATAAAAATCCTTGCGATTTTATTGAGCTACCAAAGTTTGATAATAAAAGGTATTTTGATTACTCGATCGCTATTCAAAAACGTTTTATTAAGGCTATTAGTGAAAATACCGATGCAAGCTCTGATATATTCTTTTTTCTACTTCACGGCAGACGAAAGAATGAAGTATTAAGCTTAAAATTTAGCGATATAAATTTTAAGACCAGGACTTATATTATCCCCTTTAAAATCAATAAGGCTAAAAGAAATATGATTTATAAAATGAGTGATGAGCTTTTTAATCGTCTTTATAAAAGATTTTTGATAGCTAAGAAAGAAAATAAGCTAAACGATTACGTCTTTATTAATCCTATGACTAACGATAAATTTAAAGATTTGCGTAAAAGCTGGGCTTCACTTCTTAAAAAGAATAACTTACCTAAAATTAGGCTTCACGATATAAGGCATTTAATCGGCACATATTCAATTAATTATTTAAAAATTCCCATCGAGCAAGTATCATTTACATTGGGTCATACAAACATCACTACAACACAAAAATATATTACTGCAAACGTTAAAAAATCAAAAGAAACTATCGAAAATTTACTAAAATCAATTTCAGATTAA
- a CDS encoding replication endonuclease translates to MYGISETDKIFLKTKLENQKKFLDSNFFMINGEYVPYSNFYFSSWHNSNRYIAELNNRVASLNDYAQSQGLCPIFAVFTLPSEYHKQKLITLKSGKKKLVYNKKYIDDEDHSVSAGASKLQALVRSIMNSKHFRKMSQFQKCYITTKEPHLDGTCHLNLLVFVPKEKINDCVIAIKSRFLDTHSRVETDIKNPTSYIMKYIFKTLDDLRQNPDLDNLTDISYWYLKHKIRRFTMSKTFVSLEIYRKLNGSIDLISLTKNYNKGLVTVVVDPSTRKPLKIFDEFGELWQKTRIIKDSNTIKRYEDASDEIKSFGTNLKQRQILKLCDELFKSDEKPKPVSRMKDYELVNYYQSLGGDVNAQHLAYVENLMLDRNLDNFTHYHERHDLNAPDIDSFVDRFLICNEF, encoded by the coding sequence ATGTATGGAATTAGCGAAACCGATAAAATCTTTTTAAAAACCAAGCTAGAAAATCAAAAGAAATTTCTTGATAGCAATTTCTTTATGATAAATGGCGAGTATGTCCCCTATTCTAATTTTTATTTTTCCAGCTGGCATAACTCGAATAGATACATTGCTGAACTTAATAACCGTGTTGCTAGCCTTAATGATTATGCTCAAAGTCAAGGGCTTTGTCCTATTTTCGCAGTTTTTACCTTGCCTAGTGAGTATCATAAGCAAAAGCTTATAACTCTTAAGAGTGGCAAGAAAAAGCTTGTTTATAATAAAAAGTATATCGATGATGAAGATCATAGCGTTAGTGCAGGTGCTAGCAAACTTCAAGCCCTAGTTAGAAGCATTATGAACTCAAAGCATTTTAGAAAAATGTCGCAGTTTCAAAAATGCTATATTACTACCAAAGAGCCACATTTAGACGGAACTTGCCATTTAAATTTGCTTGTTTTTGTTCCTAAAGAAAAAATAAATGACTGCGTTATAGCTATTAAAAGTCGTTTTTTAGATACTCATAGCAGGGTTGAAACTGATATTAAAAATCCAACTTCTTATATTATGAAATACATTTTTAAGACTCTTGATGATCTTCGCCAAAATCCTGATTTAGATAACTTGACCGATATAAGCTACTGGTATTTAAAGCATAAAATCAGACGTTTTACAATGTCAAAAACATTTGTAAGTCTTGAAATTTATAGAAAACTAAACGGCAGTATTGACCTAATATCTCTTACTAAAAATTATAATAAAGGCTTGGTTACTGTTGTCGTTGATCCTAGTACCAGGAAGCCTTTAAAAATATTTGATGAATTTGGCGAACTTTGGCAAAAGACTAGAATAATTAAAGATAGCAACACTATTAAACGATATGAAGATGCAAGCGATGAGATAAAGAGCTTTGGCACTAATTTAAAACAAAGACAAATTTTAAAGCTTTGCGATGAGCTTTTTAAAAGCGATGAAAAGCCTAAACCAGTAAGCAGAATGAAAGATTATGAGCTAGTTAATTATTATCAAAGTTTGGGTGGCGATGTAAATGCCCAGCATTTAGCCTATGTTGAAAATTTAATGCTTGATAGAAATTTAGATAACTTTACACACTATCATGAAAGGCATGATCTTAATGCCCCTGATATTGATAGCTTTGTAGATAGATTTTTGATTTGTAATGAATTTTAA
- a CDS encoding type II secretion system protein GspD, producing MKNLQRLILVLCFLLSSSLSALEYRNIAFNDFLGEISSITGKNIVISGNVDTNFDVFLPTLDLSNTDTFSKLLKDILNVNGLDYLIQDSVLLIYNPTVEDKPVLNDYIIKFKHVSKEDVVSALSLFSENIKYTVYSDRILLITTESQYEIINNLINGLDTSYQLRQLSFTIISTDNTKLKEIGPRIESLLNPLDHFYFKIITNVLTVDSTKVNKDSVTSLINLLKEKGVSDLLYNPRVTLIDNKDSVIESVIKTPIQKSSIEIQNNQRMTTNQVDYQDVGLKLYITNVLITNDSVSFTLDLYIESLLDDTLTPRISSRHLKTNVYLTDSNSFLIGGINSKETIKSTKTIPFVENIPILGDITTYKSEKTTDYSFSIFITMLPSEKDIFSEFYYDPKDKHLALERYLTSAARNAKGAPRSGE from the coding sequence ATGAAAAATCTCCAAAGACTGATTCTAGTCCTATGCTTCCTACTCTCAAGTAGTTTATCTGCCTTAGAATATCGTAACATTGCATTTAACGATTTCTTGGGCGAGATTAGTTCTATAACTGGCAAAAATATTGTCATTAGTGGTAACGTTGATACTAATTTTGACGTATTTTTACCTACGCTTGATCTAAGCAATACTGATACTTTTTCTAAGTTGCTTAAAGATATTTTAAACGTTAATGGTCTTGATTATTTGATACAAGATAGTGTCTTGTTGATATATAATCCAACTGTTGAAGATAAGCCAGTTTTGAATGACTATATAATCAAATTTAAGCACGTTTCCAAAGAAGATGTTGTATCTGCTCTTTCTTTATTTAGTGAAAATATAAAATACACTGTTTATAGTGATAGGATATTGCTTATTACTACTGAAAGCCAGTATGAGATTATTAATAATCTTATTAATGGGTTAGATACTAGCTATCAATTAAGGCAACTTAGCTTTACAATTATTAGCACAGATAACACAAAACTTAAAGAAATTGGCCCACGTATAGAATCGCTTTTAAATCCACTAGATCATTTTTATTTTAAAATTATTACCAACGTTCTTACGGTCGATAGCACCAAAGTTAATAAAGATTCTGTCACCAGCCTTATAAATTTGCTTAAAGAAAAGGGTGTATCTGATCTGCTTTATAATCCTAGAGTTACCCTTATTGATAATAAAGATAGTGTAATTGAGAGCGTTATAAAGACCCCTATTCAAAAATCATCAATCGAAATTCAAAACAACCAAAGAATGACTACAAACCAAGTTGATTACCAAGATGTTGGCTTAAAGCTTTATATTACAAATGTCTTAATTACTAATGATAGCGTTAGCTTTACTTTGGATTTATATATAGAAAGTTTGCTTGATGATACATTGACTCCTAGAATTTCTAGTAGGCATCTAAAAACAAATGTATATCTTACTGATTCAAATTCTTTTCTTATTGGCGGTATTAATAGCAAAGAAACAATAAAATCAACAAAGACTATTCCTTTTGTTGAAAATATCCCTATTCTTGGCGATATAACTACATATAAGAGCGAAAAAACAACTGATTATAGTTTTAGTATATTCATAACAATGCTTCCGTCTGAAAAAGATATTTTTTCTGAGTTTTATTATGATCCAAAAGATAAACACCTTGCCTTAGAACGCTACTTGACGAGCGCAGCGCGCAACGCAAAAGGGGCCCCACGTAGTGGGGAATGA
- a CDS encoding zonular occludens toxin domain-containing protein — translation MLSLIIGPPRSGKTYKAVHIINDEYELHLKNESKYRFIYTNINGLKFDHFNGFVKQYDKNDFLTAVSQEYTLSSQYENGFLDNIDNYDEYALKNGIYENYHHCLIVLDEAYNTFTKTFNDSLGRFLSYHGHFGIDIIFLFQSKRQTNREYLVHTELMYMAQPSGKRLFSSLFKYKVYSTSSNFNYNLIRSENLKFNQKVSDLYSSGSKEIYKSYATKKILFLIIFIIASYAIYKFLEPKHEPAQSTSQDARFVDLNTSDSKKPKTISNSVDNSDINTTIFNNNRIYLKITCFPNGCKFRNYAIDLSLDSFLELLSFSNCYIFLQDKKSGNYIDYFVSCHADFERVLKSLENSSQGFANEKSPKTDSSPMLPTLK, via the coding sequence ATGTTAAGTTTGATTATAGGTCCGCCACGCTCTGGAAAAACATATAAAGCCGTTCATATAATAAACGATGAATACGAATTACATTTAAAGAATGAATCAAAGTATAGATTTATTTATACTAATATTAACGGCTTAAAATTTGATCATTTTAATGGCTTTGTAAAGCAATATGACAAAAATGATTTTCTTACCGCTGTTAGTCAAGAATATACGCTTAGTTCTCAATATGAAAATGGCTTTTTAGATAATATAGATAATTATGATGAGTATGCTTTAAAAAATGGCATCTATGAAAATTATCATCATTGTTTGATAGTTCTTGATGAAGCTTACAACACCTTTACAAAAACATTTAACGATAGTCTTGGTAGGTTTTTAAGTTATCACGGACATTTTGGCATTGATATTATTTTTTTATTTCAGTCTAAACGTCAGACAAATAGAGAATATTTAGTTCATACTGAATTAATGTATATGGCCCAGCCTAGTGGCAAAAGGCTCTTTAGTAGTCTTTTTAAATATAAAGTTTATAGCACTTCATCTAATTTTAATTATAATCTTATTCGCTCTGAAAATCTAAAATTTAATCAAAAAGTATCAGATTTATATAGTAGTGGCTCAAAAGAAATTTATAAAAGCTATGCAACTAAAAAGATCTTATTTTTAATAATTTTTATTATAGCTTCTTACGCTATATATAAATTTCTAGAGCCTAAGCATGAGCCAGCTCAATCAACTAGTCAAGATGCTAGGTTTGTTGATTTAAATACTTCTGATTCTAAAAAGCCTAAAACAATTTCAAATAGCGTAGATAATTCAGATATAAACACCACTATTTTTAATAACAATAGAATCTATCTAAAGATAACTTGCTTTCCAAATGGTTGTAAATTTAGAAATTATGCCATCGATTTATCTTTAGATAGCTTCTTAGAACTTCTTTCTTTTTCAAACTGCTATATATTCTTACAAGATAAGAAGTCAGGCAATTACATTGATTATTTTGTTTCTTGCCATGCAGATTTTGAGAGAGTTTTAAAAAGCTTAGAAAATTCATCTCAAGGGTTTGCAAATGAAAAATCTCCAAAGACTGATTCTAGTCCTATGCTTCCTACTCTCAAGTAG